The following coding sequences are from one Archangium lipolyticum window:
- the xseA gene encoding exodeoxyribonuclease VII large subunit, translated as MKKRRGTQEAPPSPPAGQGDLFGGALGAPAPAPKRATAATASKPPPEPPPAPPAPSELKDVSEALPSLPGAPTRSAPTRTVLTVGELTQQLKATIEARFPRVLVRGEVSGFRGPNARGHLYFTLKDAEASLDVKMWASQAARLRFALRDGLAVVAEGSVDLYAPAGRYSLIAYKLEPEGEGALALAFEQLKERLAAEGLIGDNRVRPPRPLPFLPRRIGVVTSRTGAALQDFLRVLHSRHPRLSVLLCDARVQGEGSAEEVARGIERLARTDVDVIVVTRGGGSKEDLWTFNEERVARAIFASPVPVVSAIGHEIDFSISDFVADWRAPTPSAAAERLAPVLSDLEYGLATQKVRLRRAAERQVLELRERLGSLRGRVVDPRRLLSTERLRLSDAEDAMTRVLRQMLRERREQLRGHSEHLQRQRPQARLAEQRARLVQLSARLKDAVRADVAERRARAARNRLELERVSPIARVAELRARLAHQQARLVALEKDTLASAQRHFQRLEGRLDAMSPLKVMSRGYAVTFRKQDGGVVRSISDVRPGEVLGIKFASNGAKSLQGCEEIEATVTAVKGPVDC; from the coding sequence ATGAAGAAGCGGCGAGGGACGCAAGAAGCCCCGCCAAGCCCCCCCGCCGGACAGGGAGACCTGTTCGGCGGCGCGTTGGGTGCGCCGGCACCGGCACCGAAGCGGGCCACGGCGGCCACGGCCTCCAAGCCGCCGCCCGAGCCTCCTCCCGCGCCTCCGGCTCCCTCCGAGTTGAAGGACGTGTCCGAGGCGCTGCCGTCGCTGCCCGGCGCGCCCACGCGCTCGGCGCCCACGCGCACGGTGCTCACCGTGGGCGAGCTCACCCAGCAGCTCAAGGCGACGATCGAAGCGCGCTTCCCCCGGGTGCTGGTGCGCGGCGAGGTGTCCGGCTTCCGGGGCCCCAACGCCCGCGGCCACCTGTACTTCACGCTCAAGGACGCGGAGGCCTCGCTCGACGTGAAGATGTGGGCCTCGCAGGCGGCGCGGCTGCGCTTCGCCTTGCGCGACGGGCTGGCCGTGGTGGCCGAGGGCAGCGTGGACCTCTACGCGCCCGCCGGCCGCTACAGCCTCATCGCCTACAAGCTGGAGCCGGAGGGGGAGGGCGCGCTGGCGCTCGCCTTCGAGCAGCTCAAGGAGCGGCTCGCGGCCGAGGGGCTCATCGGCGACAACCGCGTCCGTCCTCCGCGCCCGTTGCCCTTCCTGCCCCGGCGCATCGGCGTGGTGACGAGCCGCACCGGCGCGGCCCTGCAGGACTTCCTGCGCGTGCTGCACTCGCGCCACCCGCGGCTGTCCGTGCTGCTGTGCGACGCGCGCGTGCAGGGCGAGGGTTCCGCCGAGGAGGTCGCCCGGGGCATCGAGCGCCTGGCCCGCACGGACGTGGACGTCATCGTCGTGACGCGCGGTGGCGGCTCGAAGGAGGACCTCTGGACGTTCAACGAGGAGCGGGTGGCGCGCGCCATCTTCGCCTCGCCCGTGCCGGTGGTGTCCGCCATCGGGCACGAGATCGACTTCTCCATCTCGGACTTCGTGGCGGACTGGCGCGCGCCCACCCCGAGCGCGGCGGCCGAGCGGCTGGCGCCGGTGCTGAGCGACCTGGAGTACGGCCTGGCCACCCAGAAGGTGCGCCTGCGCAGGGCGGCCGAGCGTCAGGTGCTGGAGCTGCGCGAGCGGCTGGGCTCGCTGCGCGGGCGGGTGGTGGATCCGCGGCGGCTGCTGTCCACGGAGCGGCTGCGCCTGTCGGACGCCGAGGACGCGATGACGCGGGTGCTGCGCCAGATGCTGCGGGAGCGGCGCGAGCAGCTCCGGGGCCACTCCGAGCACCTGCAGCGCCAACGTCCCCAGGCCCGGCTGGCCGAGCAGCGGGCGCGGCTGGTGCAGCTCTCCGCCCGGCTGAAGGACGCGGTGCGGGCGGACGTGGCGGAGCGGAGGGCGAGGGCCGCGCGGAACCGGCTGGAGCTGGAGCGGGTGTCTCCCATCGCCCGGGTGGCGGAGCTTCGCGCCCGGCTCGCCCATCAGCAGGCCCGGCTGGTCGCCCTGGAGAAGGACACCCTGGCGTCCGCCCAGCGACACTTCCAGCGGTTGGAGGGGCGGCTGGATGCCATGAGTCCGCTGAAGGTCATGTCCCGGGGTTACGCCGTCACCTTCCGGAAGCAGGACGGGGGGGTGGTGCGCTCCATCTCCGACGTGCGGCCCGGTGAGGTGCTCGGTATCAAATTCGCCAGCAACGGGGCGAAGTCACTCCAGGGCTGCGAGGAAATCGAGGCGACTGTCACCGCCGTGAAGGGACCGGTGGATTGCTGA
- the xseB gene encoding exodeoxyribonuclease VII small subunit, translating to MAKDSKGKVAEEVPEQYGDVVQRLEDVVARLEGGTLTLEDSLKSFEEGIKLVRRGEQLLNAAEKRIEELLNEEGEDVVVPLQAGVKPPAVPSAPTPAPASRGSSGASRSTPPPEDDVPF from the coding sequence GTGGCGAAGGACAGCAAGGGCAAGGTGGCGGAGGAAGTCCCCGAGCAGTACGGGGACGTGGTGCAGCGTCTCGAGGACGTGGTGGCGCGCCTGGAGGGCGGCACCCTGACACTCGAGGATTCGCTCAAGTCGTTCGAGGAGGGCATCAAGCTGGTCCGTCGCGGCGAGCAGCTCCTGAACGCGGCGGAGAAGCGCATCGAGGAGTTGTTGAACGAGGAGGGCGAGGACGTGGTGGTGCCCCTGCAGGCGGGAGTGAAGCCGCCGGCGGTGCCCTCCGCGCCCACGCCAGCCCCAGCCTCGCGGGGGAGCTCGGGCGCGTCACGCTCCACTCCACCCCCCGAGGATGACGTGCCGTTCTAG
- a CDS encoding response regulator, translated as MPKPKVTIVDDDRDTRELLSLALESEGFEVTAAANGLRLIASLQLKRPDVILMDVNMSWIDGFELCKAVKKNEQFRDIPVIFISGRGELEDKRRGLEAGAADYFVKPLDLNALINRLRALIPAPAPEVP; from the coding sequence ATGCCGAAGCCCAAGGTCACCATCGTCGACGATGACCGCGATACGCGGGAGTTGCTCTCGCTCGCCCTGGAGTCGGAGGGCTTCGAGGTCACCGCCGCGGCCAATGGGTTGCGGCTCATCGCCTCCCTGCAACTCAAGCGGCCGGACGTCATCCTCATGGACGTGAACATGTCCTGGATCGACGGCTTCGAGCTGTGCAAGGCGGTGAAGAAGAACGAGCAGTTCCGGGACATCCCCGTCATCTTCATCAGCGGGCGCGGGGAGCTGGAAGACAAGCGGCGCGGGTTGGAGGCCGGCGCCGCGGACTATTTCGTGAAGCCCCTGGATCTCAACGCGCTCATCAATCGGCTGCGTGCGCTCATTCCAGCGCCCGCCCCCGAGGTACCCTGA
- a CDS encoding polyprenyl synthetase family protein → MPSFDLDSYLQTQQERVEKLLLARSDEMGVHVPPRLLESMRYSLLAGGKRLRPVLCLAFAEAVLKKSAVSRVVEDSACSLEFIHTYSLVHDDLPSMDDDDLRRGRPTNHKVFGEAMAILAGDSLLTDAFALVAGGPEPVRGLLCRELAVAAGSAGMVGGQVLDIAEDRPAHIDYLTRMHRLKTGALIRAACRMGVLAAGGDAEALDRADTYGDAVGLAFQIADDILDVTGDASSLGKPVGADAAAGRFTFPAVLGLEESKQLAAQKVAQAIAAVQPLEPGDGPLAALARYSVERRS, encoded by the coding sequence ATGCCGTCTTTCGACCTGGATTCGTACCTGCAGACCCAGCAGGAGCGGGTGGAGAAGCTGCTGCTCGCCCGCTCCGACGAGATGGGCGTCCACGTGCCGCCGCGCCTGCTGGAGTCCATGCGTTACTCGCTGCTGGCCGGTGGCAAGCGGCTGCGGCCGGTGCTGTGCCTGGCCTTCGCGGAGGCCGTGCTGAAGAAGAGCGCCGTCTCGCGCGTGGTCGAGGACTCCGCGTGCTCGCTCGAGTTCATCCACACCTACTCGCTGGTGCACGACGATCTGCCGTCCATGGACGACGACGACCTGCGCCGCGGGCGGCCCACCAACCACAAGGTCTTCGGTGAGGCCATGGCCATCCTGGCCGGTGACTCGCTCCTCACGGACGCCTTCGCCCTGGTGGCCGGCGGCCCCGAGCCGGTGCGCGGGCTGCTGTGCCGCGAGTTGGCCGTGGCCGCGGGCTCGGCGGGCATGGTGGGTGGCCAGGTGCTGGACATCGCCGAGGACCGTCCAGCGCACATCGACTACCTCACCCGGATGCACCGGCTGAAGACGGGGGCGCTCATCCGCGCCGCGTGCCGCATGGGCGTGCTCGCCGCGGGTGGGGACGCGGAGGCGTTGGATCGCGCGGACACCTACGGGGACGCGGTGGGGCTCGCCTTCCAGATCGCCGACGACATCCTGGACGTGACGGGGGATGCCTCGTCGCTGGGCAAGCCGGTGGGGGCGGATGCCGCCGCCGGACGCTTCACCTTCCCGGCGGTGCTGGGCCTGGAGGAGTCCAAGCAGCTCGCGGCGCAAAAGGTGGCCCAGGCCATCGCCGCCGTGCAGCCGCTGGAGCCGGGGGATGGCCCGCTGGCGGCGCTCGCGCGCTACTCGGTGGAGCGGCGCTCGTGA
- a CDS encoding 1-deoxy-D-xylulose-5-phosphate synthase: protein MTERLLPRIQSPGDVRALPESALPHLCEELREDIISLCGRVGGHLGASLGAVELIVALHRVFHSSQDALVFDVGHQAYAHKLLTGRRERIGTLRQAGGIAPFLDPRESPHDAVAAGHASTAVSAGLGILEGRRLRGLPGHVVAVVGDGALTGGLTFEGLNNTGGTHLPLVVVLNDNQMSISANVGAIPALLRTREARAFFEGLGFTYLGPVDGHDLGALIRTLREARASTRPVVVHALTQKGRGFPPAEADAQTRGHAMGPYEWRDGKLVRSRGGQRTFSEAFASALEEVMARDARVVAVTPAMLEGSALVGLKQRYPERVFDVGIAEQHAVTFCAGLAASGLRPVCAIYSTFLQRAYDQVIHDVCLPGLPVLFAVDRAGLVGADGATHQGTYDVASLRPIPGLTLMAPVAGEDVPVMLATALGLPGPSVMRFPRGTLPSLPQELHPGPGPVQGARWLKRAERARVCFITLGPLGLAALEAAAGEPGWSVLDARFVTPLDDQAVLEAAACGRVVVVEEGTTHGGLGSAVLEVLAARGVMARVKLLGMPDTFVPHGDARVQRAELGLDAAGLRRAAQGLLGEGTP from the coding sequence GTGACGGAGCGGCTTCTGCCGCGTATCCAATCTCCTGGGGACGTCCGGGCGCTCCCCGAGTCCGCCCTGCCTCACCTGTGTGAGGAGCTGCGTGAGGACATCATCTCCCTGTGTGGCCGAGTGGGCGGCCACCTGGGGGCCTCTCTCGGCGCGGTGGAGCTGATCGTCGCCCTGCACCGTGTCTTCCATTCGTCCCAGGACGCGCTCGTCTTCGACGTGGGCCATCAGGCCTACGCGCACAAGCTGCTGACGGGCCGACGCGAGCGTATTGGCACCCTGCGGCAGGCCGGAGGCATCGCGCCCTTCCTGGACCCGCGCGAGAGTCCGCATGACGCGGTGGCCGCGGGCCATGCGAGCACGGCCGTTTCCGCGGGGCTGGGCATTCTCGAGGGCCGGCGGCTGCGGGGCCTGCCCGGGCACGTGGTGGCGGTGGTGGGGGACGGGGCGCTCACGGGTGGGCTCACTTTCGAGGGGCTCAACAACACGGGGGGCACGCACCTGCCGCTGGTGGTGGTGCTCAACGACAACCAGATGTCCATCTCGGCCAACGTGGGGGCCATCCCCGCGCTGCTGCGCACCCGCGAGGCCCGCGCCTTCTTCGAGGGGCTGGGCTTCACGTACCTGGGGCCGGTGGACGGGCATGACCTCGGGGCGCTCATCCGGACGCTGCGCGAGGCCCGTGCCTCCACGCGTCCGGTGGTGGTGCACGCGCTGACGCAGAAGGGCAGGGGTTTTCCGCCGGCCGAGGCGGACGCGCAGACACGCGGCCACGCCATGGGCCCGTACGAGTGGCGGGATGGGAAGCTGGTGCGCTCGCGAGGAGGCCAGCGCACCTTCAGCGAGGCCTTCGCGTCCGCGCTGGAAGAGGTGATGGCGAGGGACGCGCGCGTGGTGGCGGTGACGCCGGCCATGCTGGAGGGCTCGGCGCTGGTGGGCCTGAAGCAGCGCTACCCCGAGCGCGTCTTCGACGTGGGCATCGCCGAGCAGCACGCCGTCACCTTCTGCGCGGGCCTGGCCGCCTCGGGGCTGCGGCCGGTGTGCGCCATCTACTCCACGTTCCTCCAGCGCGCGTACGACCAGGTCATCCACGATGTGTGCCTGCCGGGCCTGCCCGTGCTGTTCGCGGTGGACCGGGCCGGGCTGGTGGGCGCGGATGGCGCCACGCACCAGGGCACCTATGACGTGGCCTCGCTGCGGCCCATCCCGGGACTCACCCTGATGGCGCCGGTGGCGGGAGAGGATGTGCCGGTGATGCTCGCCACGGCGCTGGGGCTGCCCGGGCCCTCGGTGATGCGCTTTCCTCGGGGCACCCTGCCGTCGCTGCCGCAGGAACTGCACCCGGGCCCGGGTCCGGTACAGGGGGCGCGCTGGTTGAAGCGGGCCGAGCGGGCGCGGGTGTGCTTCATCACGCTGGGGCCGCTGGGGCTGGCCGCGCTGGAGGCCGCCGCCGGGGAGCCGGGCTGGAGCGTGCTGGACGCGCGCTTCGTCACCCCTCTCGATGATCAGGCGGTGCTGGAGGCCGCCGCGTGCGGGCGCGTGGTGGTGGTGGAGGAGGGGACGACGCACGGCGGGCTGGGCAGCGCGGTGCTGGAGGTGCTCGCCGCGCGAGGCGTGATGGCCCGGGTGAAGCTGCTGGGGATGCCGGACACCTTCGTGCCCCATGGGGACGCGCGCGTGCAGAGGGCCGAGCTGGGCCTGGATGCCGCGGGCCTGCGGCGCGCCGCCCAGGGGCTGCTCGGGGAGGGGACGCCGTGA
- a CDS encoding TlyA family RNA methyltransferase, producing MKPRKERLDVLVVERGLAESRTKAQALILAGQVVVADQRVDKPGALVPVEAELRLKGEVLPYVSRGGLKLKAAIERFGLDMRGKVAADIGASTGGFTDCLLQEGATHVHAIDVGYGQLHEKLRTDPRVRSRERVNARYLTAEDLPEPVDVVVIDVSFISLTQVLPAVLPFLKPGGLLVALVKPQFEVGPDKVGKGGVVKDQAARQEAIDSVTAFVREQGLTVRGVMDSTVPGPAGNVEALLVADKT from the coding sequence GTGAAGCCGCGCAAGGAACGCCTCGACGTGCTGGTGGTGGAGAGAGGGCTGGCCGAGTCCCGGACCAAGGCCCAGGCGCTCATCCTCGCCGGGCAGGTGGTGGTTGCGGACCAGCGGGTGGACAAGCCTGGAGCGCTGGTGCCGGTGGAGGCCGAACTGCGGCTCAAGGGCGAGGTGCTGCCCTACGTGTCTCGCGGAGGGTTGAAGCTGAAGGCGGCGATCGAGCGCTTCGGCCTGGACATGCGGGGCAAGGTGGCGGCGGACATCGGCGCCAGCACGGGAGGCTTCACCGACTGCCTGTTGCAGGAGGGGGCCACGCACGTGCACGCCATCGACGTGGGCTACGGGCAACTGCACGAAAAGCTGCGCACGGACCCGCGCGTCCGCTCGCGGGAGCGGGTCAACGCCCGCTACCTCACGGCGGAGGATCTGCCCGAGCCCGTGGACGTGGTGGTCATCGACGTGAGCTTCATCTCGCTGACGCAGGTGCTGCCGGCGGTGCTGCCCTTCCTGAAGCCGGGAGGCCTGCTGGTGGCGCTGGTGAAGCCCCAGTTCGAGGTAGGGCCCGACAAGGTGGGGAAGGGCGGGGTTGTGAAGGATCAGGCGGCCCGGCAGGAGGCGATCGACTCCGTGACGGCCTTCGTGCGGGAGCAGGGCCTGACGGTACGCGGAGTGATGGACTCGACGGTGCCCGGTCCGGCCGGCAACGTGGAGGCGCTGCTCGTCGCGGACAAGACGTGA
- a CDS encoding site-specific integrase has translation MFVLRKMVQGRAYTVHLDARSETEAEAELALFMRDPEGYSTKREARQQQQESAVYVNVETVGRFLDSMRQAKTTERYVGNVGFYLATWAEALAGRDLRTVTLQELLRELARHKSARKNRITALKSFTSWLREQGALSLAEDPTVSLKVPVTRPEKAVREKGYSIETTERLYRAISGWEFTNFQRESTRRMTDVQCVRDVLCIHAKTGMHGTEIERLAKGEGKVAVFEDQGEIAATVTFIHKSGNVHRQSIDRQTLAAVQRLQARGAAPVDSHIRRVVARACETLGIEPVHFGEYRHSFVTWASECGQEVRPKAGGLPLAAIAAVVGHHSANTTKRFYDNVKVPPMIKIPLKLEHPDDPALLPVRRAQIRLVESA, from the coding sequence GTGTTCGTGCTGCGGAAGATGGTTCAGGGGCGGGCCTATACGGTCCACCTGGATGCCCGCAGCGAGACGGAGGCGGAAGCCGAGCTGGCCCTCTTCATGCGCGACCCCGAGGGCTACAGTACCAAGCGGGAAGCGCGGCAGCAGCAGCAGGAGTCTGCCGTCTACGTCAACGTTGAAACAGTGGGCCGCTTCCTCGATTCCATGAGGCAGGCGAAGACCACGGAGCGCTACGTGGGCAACGTCGGCTTCTACCTGGCGACGTGGGCAGAAGCGCTCGCGGGCAGGGACCTGCGCACCGTCACCCTCCAGGAGCTTCTGCGGGAGTTGGCCCGGCACAAGTCGGCCAGGAAGAACCGCATCACGGCGCTCAAGTCGTTTACTTCTTGGTTGAGAGAGCAAGGGGCCCTCTCCCTGGCCGAAGACCCCACCGTCTCCCTCAAGGTGCCCGTGACCCGTCCCGAGAAGGCCGTGCGGGAGAAGGGTTACAGCATCGAAACCACCGAGCGGCTCTATCGAGCCATCAGCGGATGGGAGTTCACCAACTTCCAGCGGGAGTCCACGCGGCGCATGACCGACGTGCAGTGTGTGCGCGACGTGCTGTGTATCCACGCCAAGACAGGGATGCACGGCACGGAGATCGAGCGGCTGGCCAAGGGTGAGGGCAAAGTGGCCGTGTTCGAGGACCAAGGCGAGATCGCCGCAACGGTGACGTTCATCCACAAGAGCGGGAACGTTCACCGGCAGAGTATCGACCGGCAAACCCTAGCGGCTGTGCAGCGGCTACAGGCGCGAGGGGCCGCGCCGGTTGATAGCCATATCCGCCGGGTTGTGGCTCGCGCCTGTGAAACCCTCGGAATCGAGCCGGTTCATTTCGGGGAGTACCGGCACAGCTTCGTTACCTGGGCTTCGGAGTGCGGCCAGGAAGTGAGGCCCAAGGCGGGAGGGCTCCCACTGGCCGCGATTGCCGCCGTGGTCGGCCACCACTCGGCAAACACAACGAAACGCTTTTACGACAACGTGAAGGTGCCCCCAATGATCAAGATTCCGCTCAAGCTGGAGCATCCCGACGATCCGGCACTGCTGCCCGTGCGGCGTGCGCAGATCAGGCTCGTCGAATCAGCTTGA